Part of the Candidatus Methylomirabilota bacterium genome, CCACGTCGAGAAGCGCGACGGACGGCGCGAGCCCTTCGACCGGCAGAAGCTCCGCGGCTCGATCCTCAAGGCCTGCGAGAAGCGCTCCGTCGGCGTGCAGGCCGTGGACGACGTCGTCGTCGAGATCGAGGCGCAGCTCCACGAGCGCGCCGAGAAGGAGATCACGAGCAAGGAGCTCGGCGAGATCGTGATGGAGCATCTCCAGAAGCTCGACCAGGTGGCCTACGTGCGCTTCGCCTCCGTCTACCGGCAGTTCAAGGATATCGCGCAGTTCATGGACGAGGTGAAGGGCCTGCTCAAGGACGACAAGACGAAGCCCTCGGCGGCCGCCCCGAAGCCGAAGGTGGTCGCGAAGGCCAAATAGGGCCCCGGCGCAGAATCATTGACATCGACCGGCGCCGCGAGGTAGCGTGGGTTCGGTCGCCACGGCCGTCACGCATTGTCAACCGCGCACACTCAGCCTGCTTGAGGAGACCCCGTCGATGAGACGTCAGCTGAAGAAGCTTGTCTTCGTCGAGCCCAAGTCGACGCATCTCCACATCTACAGCCGCGTGTGCATCCCGCGCCTCGGCTCGGTCCTCCTCGCCACGCTCATGCGCGCCAAGGGCTACGACGTCCGCGTCTACATCGAGGACATCCATCCGATCGACATGGGGGAGGTCCTCTCCGCGGATCTGGTCGCGATCTCGGCGATCACCTCGACGGCCCCCCAGTCCTATCGCCTCGCGGACCGGGTGCGCGAGGCGGGGGCGATCGCGGTGGTCGGCGGCACCCACACGAGCTTCCTGCCGGACGAGGGGCTCGAGCACGCCGACTTCGTCGTCCGCGGCGAGGGCGAGTTCGCCTTCCAGGAGCTGGTGGACGCGATCCAGGCGGGCGCGGGGTTCGAGACGATCCAGAACCTCTCGTACCGCACCGAGGGCCGCGCCGTGCACAACCCCGAGCGGCCCAAGATCGCGGACCTCGACGTGAACCCGATCCCCGACTACCGCCTGATCACCGGCTGGAAGCCGGGCGGCGTCGTGTCGATCGCGACCTCACGCGGCTGCCCGTTCTCCTGCACCTTCTGCTCGGTGCCGGGGATGTACGGCCACGCGTTCCGCACGCACTCGATCGAGCGCGTGCTCCAGGAGCTCGAGGTCCACAAGGGCAACGCGTACACGTTCTTCGCCGACGACATCTTCACGGCGAACAAGAAGCGGGTGAAGGAGCTCCTGCACAAGATGATCGCGCGCGACCTGACGCCGCTCTGGGGGGCGCAGGTGCGGACCGAGACCGTGGACGACCCCGAGCTGCTCCAGATGATGCGCGACTCGAACTGCATGAACGTCTACGTCGGCTTCGAGTCCATCAACCCCCGCACGCTCAAGCTCTTCAACAAGAAGCAGGACCTCGGCAAGATCGAGCGCTCGATCGAGCGCTTCCACGCCCACGGGATCAAGATCCACGGCATGTTCGTCGTCGGCTCGGACGAGGACGACCTGGAGACGCTCGACGCGACCGCGGACTTCGCGCTCAAGCACGACATCGACTCGATCCAGTTCATGATCCTGACGCCGATCCCGGGCTCGCCCGACTACGACACGCTCTACGCCCGCGGCGAGAAGTACGTGATCAGCAAGAACTGGCAGTTCTACGACGGCCACCACGTCGTCCACCAGCCGCGCCGGATCAGCCCCTACGAGCTGCAGATCGGCGCGATCCGGGCGATGGAGAAGTTCTACTCCTGGCGCGGGATCGCGCAGAAGGCCCTGAAGCGCGACGTCTACTACGCGATGATCCGCTACTGGGGCAAGAAGATGATCCGCGAGTGGTGGAAGGACGAGGAGAACCGCGCCCACGTCGAGTGGCTCCGCTCGCAGCTCTACGCGGACGCGCGGG contains:
- the nrdR gene encoding transcriptional regulator NrdR; the protein is MKCPFCGHTEDRVVDSRVGRDGEFIRRRRECLKCHRRYTTYEYIEDVLPHVEKRDGRREPFDRQKLRGSILKACEKRSVGVQAVDDVVVEIEAQLHERAEKEITSKELGEIVMEHLQKLDQVAYVRFASVYRQFKDIAQFMDEVKGLLKDDKTKPSAAAPKPKVVAKAK
- a CDS encoding radical SAM protein, with translation MRRQLKKLVFVEPKSTHLHIYSRVCIPRLGSVLLATLMRAKGYDVRVYIEDIHPIDMGEVLSADLVAISAITSTAPQSYRLADRVREAGAIAVVGGTHTSFLPDEGLEHADFVVRGEGEFAFQELVDAIQAGAGFETIQNLSYRTEGRAVHNPERPKIADLDVNPIPDYRLITGWKPGGVVSIATSRGCPFSCTFCSVPGMYGHAFRTHSIERVLQELEVHKGNAYTFFADDIFTANKKRVKELLHKMIARDLTPLWGAQVRTETVDDPELLQMMRDSNCMNVYVGFESINPRTLKLFNKKQDLGKIERSIERFHAHGIKIHGMFVVGSDEDDLETLDATADFALKHDIDSIQFMILTPIPGSPDYDTLYARGEKYVISKNWQFYDGHHVVHQPRRISPYELQIGAIRAMEKFYSWRGIAQKALKRDVYYAMIRYWGKKMIREWWKDEENRAHVEWLRSQLYADARALGHDALKTVGLPALLLQDSVGRLLQRFLGELGVKVVPLAEAAAEAAAEGAAKARETFDCLITPIVKRAAEERAEFHARLQAVTEVLRVRWEQLPKVSFPLVDGQGPVFEPFAKIGLLFTKNLDRIRDAYKTAGVAEGLWEAA